The Candidatus Eremiobacterota bacterium DNA segment GCGTGGACGCCGTCGTGGACGTTGAAGCGCTCGAGGACCTGTTGGGCGGCGGCGTAGGGGTCGAGGTCGGCGGAGAGCTCGCCGATCGCGGTTTCGATGCGGCCTTCGAGCGTGCCGAGCGCGAGCTGGCGGACGCGGTGCGCGAAGGCCTCGCGGCGCTTGCGCTCGATCGCGCCGGTCTCGCGCAGCCACGCGTCGTGCTGCACGATCGCGTCCCAGAGCTTGTCGATGCCCTTCCCTTCGATGGCTTGCGTGCTCACCAGCTTCGGGACCCAGCCCTCGAAGCTGAGCATCTCCATCATCGAGCGGATCTCGCGCTGGAGCTGGAGCGCCATCGGGTGATCGCTCTTGTTCACCACGAACACGTCGGCGATCTCGAGCACGCCGGCCTTGAGCACTTGCACCGAGTCGCCGCTCCCGGGCTGCAGCGCGACGAGCGTCGTGTCGGCGACCTCGGCGATCTCGATCTCCGACTGGCCGACGCCGACCGTCTCGATCAGCACGACGTCCTTGCCGAAGGCATCCATCAGCGAGACCGCGTCGGCGGTCGCGCCGGCGAGCCCGCCGAGATGCCCGCGCGAGGCCATCGAGCGAATAAAGACGTCGGGATCGACGAAGTGCTCGGCGAGCCGGATGCGGTCGCCGAGCAGCGCGCCGTGCGAGAACGGCGAGCTCGGATCGACCGAGATCACGCCGACCGTCTTTTCTTGCCTGCGCAGGTGCGCGACGAGCGCCGAGGTGAGCGTCGACTTGCCGACGCCGGGCGGTCCGGTCAGGCCGACCGTCAGCGCGCGCCCGGTCAGCGGGTAGAGCGCGCGGATCAGCTCCGCGCCGCGGCCCGATTCGCAGCGCGAGATCGCACGCGCGAGCGCGCGCGGATCGCCGGCGCGAAACGCGTCCAGCAGCTCGCTGTGCGCGGCCGGAGAGCTCATCGCGCCCGGCGTTCACGCCGCCGCGGCGCGGTTCCCGTTAGGCCGACTTCTGTTCGGCGACGCGCTCAACGGCGTCAGCCAGCTCGTCGACGGCGTGCTCGAGGTTGTTGAACTTCGCCGCGATCTTGCGCTGGTCGATGCGCCCCGTCAACGGCTCGGTCACGTCCTGAATGAACGTACGACGGCCGACCCGCGCGCGGACGTCCTCGAGAAGCTCTTTGACGGTGCGTTCATCTTGTTCCATCACTCCGGGCTCAGTCGTACCCCGCGCAGAACAGCAGCCAAACGGTTTAAAGGAAGCCCCTGCCGGGCACCAGGGACTCCTTCACCCCGTCCGCGTACCCGTCGCGGGTGACTTCCTGTGGCTACGTCCGCACCCCGACCATCGCCGGCGAGCGGATCGTCTTCGCGTGCGAGGACGACCTGTGGACGGTCGGCACGGAAGGCGGGATCGCGCGGCGGCTGACCACGACCGAAGGCGAGTGCACGCTGCCGCGCCTCTCGCCCGACGGCAAGCTGCTGGCGTTCGTCGGCCGCGACGAAGGAAACCCGGAACTGTACGTGATGCCGGCCGAGGGCGGCGTTCCGCGGCTGCTCACGCATCTCGGCAGCGAGGTGCTGCACGCGTGCGGCTGGTCGCGCGACGGGCGCTACGTGTACTTCACCACCGACGCCGGCTCGCCGTTCGTCAAGGAGACGCTCGCATTTCGCATCGAGGCGTCCGGCGGCGAACCGGTCGACCTGGGGATCGGGCACGCGATGACGCTCGACGTCGCCGCGAACGGCGCGACGCTGCTCGGCCGCAACGCGATCGATCCGGCGCGCTGGAAGCGGTACCGCGGCGGAACCGCCGGTCACGTGTGGGTCGACGCGCACGGCACCGGCGAGTACGCGCGCATCTGCCGTGAGCTCGACGGCAACTTGGTGTGGCCGCTGTGGCTCGGCGAGCGCGTGCTCTTCCTCTCCGACCACGACGGGATCGGCAACCTGTATTCGGTCTTGCCCGACGGCAGCGACTTGCAACGCCACACCGGCGAGCGCGACTACTACGCGCGCTTTCCGGCGAGCGACGGCAAGCGCGTGGTCTATGCGTGCGGCGGCGAGCTGGTGCTGTTCGACGCGCGGGACGGCAGCGTGCGGCGCGTCCCGGTCGAGATGCCCTCGAACGCGCCGGAAACGGCACGCCGGTTCGTCGACGCGGCCGACCTGCTGGAGACCTGGCGACCCTCGCACGACGGTACCGCGCTAGCGCTCGTCTCGCGCGGCCGCGCCTACACGATGCCGCTGTGGGAAGAAGCGGTCACCGAGCACGGGATCGCCCTTCCTCCGAGCTTGTCGAAGGGTCAGGATGACACCGAAGTGCAGGCCGACGGCGCCGGCGTGCGGCGGCGGTTGCTGACGTTTCTGCACGACGACAAACGGGTCGCGTACGTCGACGACGTCGGCGGCTACGAGCGCATCGTCGTCGCGCCGGTCGACCAGAGCGCGCCGCCGCGCTACGTCACCGGCGCGGACACCGGGATCATGCACCAGCTCGCCGCCTCGCCGGCCGGTGAGCGGCTCGCGTACGCGAACAACCGCAACGAGCTGTGGCTGCTCGAGATCGGCGGCGAGCCGCAGCTGCTCGACCGCAGCGTCGGCGAGCGGATCGACGACCTCGCGTTCTCGCCCGACGGCCGCTGGCTCGCGTACACGTGGTCGCCGAAGGCGCACACGACGATCGTTCGGCTGGCCGACTGCGAGACGCGGCGGATCGTCGATGCGACGAGCGCGCTGCGCGAAGACCGCTCGCCGGCCTGGGATCCGGAAGGGCGGTACTTGTACTTCATCTCCTCGCGCGACTTCCACCCGGTCTACGACGCGCTGCAGTTCGAGCTGAGCTTCCCCGAGGCGTGGCGGCCGTATCTGCTCACGCTGCGCGAGGCTGAGCCGAACCCGTTCGTGCCGAAGCCGGCGCCGCTGCACAAGCACCGCGACGACGACGATGACGACGACGAGAACAAGCCGAAGGTCGAGGTCGTCGTCGAAGCGGAGGGCTTGCCGCAGCGGATGCTGGCGTTTCCGGTCGACGAAGGCGCGTACGACCGGATCGCCGCAGCGAAGGGCCGCGCGATCTTCTCGCGCTTTCCGGTGCGCGGGATTCGTCCCAACGAGCGCGAGCGCGAGGAGTCGGACGGCGAGCTGCAGGCGTACGACTTCGAGGAACAGCGCAGCGCCGTGCTGGCCTTCGAGATCGAGGACTTCACGATGGGCGGCGACGGCCGCACGCTGGTGTACTCGTCGCACGGCAAGCTGCGCGCGCTCGACGCGACCGACGATCTCCCCGAGGAGGGCGAGGAAGAGAAGCCGCCGCAGGAGACCGGCCGGCGCACCGGCTGGCTCGATCTGGGTCGCATCAGCGTGCTGGTCGAGCCGCGCGCCGAGTGGCGGCAGATGCTGCGCGAAGCGTGGCGGCTGCAGCGCGAGAACTTCTGGGATCCGGAGATGTCGGGCATCGACTGGAACGCCGTGTTGCCGCGCTACGAGGCGCTGCTCGAGCGCGTGCGCACGCGCAACGAGCTCTCCGACGTCATCTGGGAGATGCAGGGCGAGCTCGGCACCTCGCACGCCTACGAATTCGGCGGCGACAAGCCGCTTCCGCCGCAGTACAAACGCGGTTTTGTCGGTGCGGATCTGGCGTGGGACGAATCGGCGAAGGCGTACCGCGTCGCCCGCATCTTGCGCGGCGACGCGTGGAACCGCGAAGCCGACTCGCCGCTGGCCGAGCCCGGGGTCAACGTGAAGGAAGGCGATCTGATCGTCGCGGTCGGCGGCCGCCCGCTCGACGCGCGGAACGGTCCGGGCGCGCTGCTCGTCAACCAAGCCGGCAAAGACGTGGTGCTCTCGGTCGTGCGTCCTTCGACGAGCTCAGGACAGGGCGAGGGCACGCCGCGGCGCGTTCTCGTTCGCACGCTGAAGGACGAGCGAATGCTGCGCTACCGCGCGTGGCTCGAGGCGAACCGCGCGCAGGTGCACGCGCGCACCGGCGGACGCGTCGGGTACGTGCACGTTCCAGACATGGGGCCGTGGGGGTTCGCCGAGTTCCACCGCGGCTATTTGACGGAGTTCGACCGCGACGGCTTGATCGTCGACGTGCGATACAACCGCGGCGGCCACGTCAGTGCGCTGCTGCTCGAGAAGCTCGCGCGCAAGCGCGTGGGCTACGACGTCTCGCGCTGGACGCCGCCGTTCCCATATCCCGAAGAGTCGGTCGCCGGCCCGGTCGTCGCGCTGACGAACCAGTTCGCCGGCAGCGACGGCGACATCTTCAGCCACTGCTTCAAATTGTACGGGCTCGGCCCGCTGGTCGGGATGCGCACCTGGGGCGGCGTGGTCGGGATCAACCCGCGCCACCGCCTGGTCGACGGCACCGAGACGACGCAGCCGGAGTTTTCGTTCTGGTTCGTCGACGCCGGCTGGGGCGTGGAAAACTACGGTACCGACCCGACACACGAAGTCGACGTCGCCCCGCAAGACACGGTACGCGGCGTCGACCCGCAGCTCGACACGGCGCTGCGCCTGATGGCGGAAGCGCTCGCGAAAGCACCCTCGCGGCCGGAATTTCCGGCGCGGCCGAACCGGCGCTTTCCGTCGTCCTGAATCGAGGGATCGCGCGCGGAAAATGGAACGAGGACGGCGGCCGGCACGGCGGCCACCTGTCCGCGGAAAGGACTCAGCCCGCCGGCATCCTCGCCAGACTCGGTTCGACCTTTCCTGCCCGTTTTGCGGACACCGGGCGTTCACAGGAGAGGACGCACCATGCCGAACCTTCCCGCGCGGCCTTCGCGCGAGCACCTGCGCAAAGCGGCAAAACGCCTCGCGCGCGACCGTTCGCTTAAGCTCGCCGCCGCGCAGCATGCGCTCGCGAGCGACTACGGCTTTCGCACGTGGGCAGATCTCATGCGCCACGTCGACGGCGTGCGCGGCGAGCCCGTTCCGCCGTTGTTCGCGCCGGTGCGCGCGGGCGACGTCGATGCGGTCCGCGCGCTACTGGCGAACGGCGCGAACCCCCGGCTCGGCGACGGGCGCGAGACGCCGCTGCACCTCGCGGCGCGTCACGGGCCGGCGGCGCTCGTCGAGGCGTTGCTCGAAGGCGGCGCGCTGGAGTGGCAGCCCGACCGTAAGGGCCGCACCGCGCTCGAGGTCGCGCAGCGCGCGCGCCCGCGAGAACGCGCTGCGATCATCGCGCTGCTCGACCGCAGCCGCATCGCGGACCCGTCTTTCCGGGCCGCGGTCGCCGCGATTCATGCCGGCGACACGGTGATGCTCGGCCGGCTGATCGATGCCGAACCGCGCTTGCTGCGCGAACGAATTCGCGAGCCCGAGGTCTACCGGCGCGTGAAGCGCTTCCAGTACTTTCTCGATCCGAAGCTGTTTTGGTTCATCGCAAACAATCCGACGCGCGTCGAGCATTTGCCGCCGAACATTGCCGACGTTGCGAGGACCATGATCGACCGGGGCGTCGAGCAGGACGACCTCGACTACGCGCTCGGGTTGACGATGACGAGCGAAGCGGCGCGCAAG contains these protein-coding regions:
- the meaB gene encoding methylmalonyl Co-A mutase-associated GTPase MeaB encodes the protein MSSPAAHSELLDAFRAGDPRALARAISRCESGRGAELIRALYPLTGRALTVGLTGPPGVGKSTLTSALVAHLRRQEKTVGVISVDPSSPFSHGALLGDRIRLAEHFVDPDVFIRSMASRGHLGGLAGATADAVSLMDAFGKDVVLIETVGVGQSEIEIAEVADTTLVALQPGSGDSVQVLKAGVLEIADVFVVNKSDHPMALQLQREIRSMMEMLSFEGWVPKLVSTQAIEGKGIDKLWDAIVQHDAWLRETGAIERKRREAFAHRVRQLALGTLEGRIETAIGELSADLDPYAAAQQVLERFNVHDGVHA
- a CDS encoding PDZ domain-containing protein, with translation MTSCGYVRTPTIAGERIVFACEDDLWTVGTEGGIARRLTTTEGECTLPRLSPDGKLLAFVGRDEGNPELYVMPAEGGVPRLLTHLGSEVLHACGWSRDGRYVYFTTDAGSPFVKETLAFRIEASGGEPVDLGIGHAMTLDVAANGATLLGRNAIDPARWKRYRGGTAGHVWVDAHGTGEYARICRELDGNLVWPLWLGERVLFLSDHDGIGNLYSVLPDGSDLQRHTGERDYYARFPASDGKRVVYACGGELVLFDARDGSVRRVPVEMPSNAPETARRFVDAADLLETWRPSHDGTALALVSRGRAYTMPLWEEAVTEHGIALPPSLSKGQDDTEVQADGAGVRRRLLTFLHDDKRVAYVDDVGGYERIVVAPVDQSAPPRYVTGADTGIMHQLAASPAGERLAYANNRNELWLLEIGGEPQLLDRSVGERIDDLAFSPDGRWLAYTWSPKAHTTIVRLADCETRRIVDATSALREDRSPAWDPEGRYLYFISSRDFHPVYDALQFELSFPEAWRPYLLTLREAEPNPFVPKPAPLHKHRDDDDDDDENKPKVEVVVEAEGLPQRMLAFPVDEGAYDRIAAAKGRAIFSRFPVRGIRPNEREREESDGELQAYDFEEQRSAVLAFEIEDFTMGGDGRTLVYSSHGKLRALDATDDLPEEGEEEKPPQETGRRTGWLDLGRISVLVEPRAEWRQMLREAWRLQRENFWDPEMSGIDWNAVLPRYEALLERVRTRNELSDVIWEMQGELGTSHAYEFGGDKPLPPQYKRGFVGADLAWDESAKAYRVARILRGDAWNREADSPLAEPGVNVKEGDLIVAVGGRPLDARNGPGALLVNQAGKDVVLSVVRPSTSSGQGEGTPRRVLVRTLKDERMLRYRAWLEANRAQVHARTGGRVGYVHVPDMGPWGFAEFHRGYLTEFDRDGLIVDVRYNRGGHVSALLLEKLARKRVGYDVSRWTPPFPYPEESVAGPVVALTNQFAGSDGDIFSHCFKLYGLGPLVGMRTWGGVVGINPRHRLVDGTETTQPEFSFWFVDAGWGVENYGTDPTHEVDVAPQDTVRGVDPQLDTALRLMAEALAKAPSRPEFPARPNRRFPSS
- a CDS encoding ankyrin repeat domain-containing protein; translated protein: MPNLPARPSREHLRKAAKRLARDRSLKLAAAQHALASDYGFRTWADLMRHVDGVRGEPVPPLFAPVRAGDVDAVRALLANGANPRLGDGRETPLHLAARHGPAALVEALLEGGALEWQPDRKGRTALEVAQRARPRERAAIIALLDRSRIADPSFRAAVAAIHAGDTVMLGRLIDAEPRLLRERIREPEVYRRVKRFQYFLDPKLFWFIANNPTRVEHLPPNIADVARTMIDRGVEQDDLDYALGLTMTSEAARKDGVQRPLIGELIAAGARVTPETIDGTAAYHELDALRALIENGFAMTAPIAAALGELDALRELLRIAGSEEVQSAFALAVINGNVEAARLALDRGADVSAFLPVHAHSTALHQAAANDDPAMVELLLARGAQTDTLDTLWEGTPLGWAIYLDKPRARAAFEAAER